Sequence from the Longimicrobiaceae bacterium genome:
GAGGACCACGCGCACGCGTTTGCCCTGCTCGCGCGCGAGGTCCCGGGCCAGGCTGGGGAAGCGGGAGAAGACGCGCTGCACGGGCACCAGGCGCGCGTCCATGGTGGAGGTGCGCAGGGCGCGCGAGACGCGGCCGAGCTGTTCGACCAATTCCCCCAGGGGGCGCTCCACGCCGGCCTGGCGGAGCCCGTCCTCCCGTTCTTCGAGCAGGGCTTCCAGGGCGGCGGTCACGCTGGTCAGCTCGCCGACCTGGTCCAGCAGCTCGTCGAGCTTGGCGAAGGAGACACGCAGGTACTCGCCGGCGGCCTCCGATGGCTCCGCCTCGGTGTGCTCGGGCGCGCGTTTGCTCCCAGGCCGATGAGAGTCCGGCTCGTCGCCGGCTCGGTGGTCGGCGGCATGTTCCTCGGCGTGGTCGCCCGCCCGGCCGGATGCGCCCGCGGAGGGGGAGGGCGAGGAGGGGGCGGTGTCGACGAAGCTTGCCGCGGGAGGGCTGACGCCGAGGTCGAGCCGCGCGAGTCGGGCGAAGGCGTGCTGCTGACCCTCCGATCCCGCCTGCTCCACTGCCTGGCGCACCGCGGCGGCCGCCTCGAAGAGCGAGTCGAGCTGCTCGCTGAGAAAGGCGGGTGGCGCCTCCTTGAAGACCTCCTCCAGGGCGTGGACCGCGTCCACCAGCGGGCGCAGCCCGAGCATGCCCGAGTTCCCCTTGAGCGTGTGCAGCGCGCGCAGGAGTGCAGTGGTGTCCTCCGGCGGCAGTGCACCCGAGTCCTCGAGGGTCAGCAGCGCCGCGTCCAGGCGGTCGAGCTGCTCGCGCGCCTCGTCGCGGAACTCGCCAAGCAGGGAAGACAGGTCGAAGGGATCGGCCAGGAGTTCCTCCGGGTGGGGGGCGGCGGTGGCTAGAGGGCAGGAGCGGGAGGAGACAAATGGCGTGCCAGCGGGGGGACGGGGGTGGGGGATAAGGTGACAAGGTGACAAGGTGACAAGGTGACAAGGTGACAAGGTGAACAAAGGCGGGAAGCCGATTTCCCGACGCGACGGTCAGCGCTACAATTGGTGGAGTGTGGCTCGGACAGCTGCTCAGGCAGCCATTCACCTTGTCACCTTGTCACCCATTCACGGCCATGCCCGTCTTCCTCACCCGCACAGTCCGTTTCGCCGCGGCGCACAGATATTACCGACCCGAGTGGAGCGAGGAGCGCAACCGGGAGGTGTTCGGTGCCTGTGCCAACCCGTACGGGCACGGGCACAACTACGTGCTGGAGGTGACGGTGGCGGGGGAGCCGGATCCGGAGACGGGGTTCAGCGTGGATCTGGCAAAGCTGGACGAGCTGCTGCGGGTGGAGGTGCGAGAGCGGCTGGATCATCGGCACCTGAATCAGGACGTGGCCATCTTCCGCGAGGGCGGGAAGATCCCGACCACCGAGAACCTGTTGATCTTCCTCTGGAATCGGCTGGCGCCGCAGGTAAAGGGGGCGCGGCTGGTGCGGCTACGGCTGCGGGAGGATGTGGATCTGTGGGCGGACTACTACGGGCCGGGAAACGAGGCAGGGCCTCGGGGGGAGGCCCTGGCTTAACGGAGAGTTCGATCGGAGGAGTTTATACGTCATGAGCAGTTGGCGCTCTCGTAGAAATTGCCTTCTGCATCGACGCTCTGTGGCATCAGATCGGCTGCCACTCCTGCGGCATTAGGAGTTGCGACGGCGCAATATCCGGTTCCGTGTGCAACGATACTGTACGTAAAATACGTCCCCCCAGCGCCCAAAGTCGTACCGCCCTCGAGTTGCGTGATGTCTAGAGTGTAGTCAGCGTGTGCCGCCCGGTACCGCTCCTGCAAGGTCACGATTTGCTTCAGGTACGGCCCGGCCTCCGCCTCCTTGGCATTCCGGGTAACCCGCCCGAAGGCCGGAATTGCAAGGCTGGCGAGTATGCCGATGATGACCACGACGATCATCAACTCGATCAGGGTGAAACCACGAATATTCCTCATGGCTAATCTCCGGAGCCGCGAACAGCAGGGGTTCTTAAACGAGACCGGAGGACGGCACCGACTCCGCCCTCCGGTCTCGGGCTACCCAGCGATCGCTTTAGCTGACTAGCTCAGCTCCAAGTGATCTGCTTGGTGTCGCAGTTCATCGTGGGGTTCTGCATGTTGGCCGTGGCCGGCGGCTCGATCTTCGTGGCCGAAGCGGTACGGTTAGCCGCCGAAAGCGTCCAGTTGCCATAGTAGGTGGCCTGCGGATCGCTCCAACCAGCGTCGCCAAGCGCGGGCCCACCGCCGCCAGTGGCCGCCGCGGCCGCGCCGTCAGGGAACGCACCGTAGCGGAGCTCGTACGCCTCGGCAAGCGAACACATCTGCTTCAGGA
This genomic interval carries:
- a CDS encoding chemotaxis protein CheA, with translation MSPCHLIPHPRPPAGTPFVSSRSCPLATAAPHPEELLADPFDLSSLLGEFRDEAREQLDRLDAALLTLEDSGALPPEDTTALLRALHTLKGNSGMLGLRPLVDAVHALEEVFKEAPPAFLSEQLDSLFEAAAAVRQAVEQAGSEGQQHAFARLARLDLGVSPPAASFVDTAPSSPSPSAGASGRAGDHAEEHAADHRAGDEPDSHRPGSKRAPEHTEAEPSEAAGEYLRVSFAKLDELLDQVGELTSVTAALEALLEEREDGLRQAGVERPLGELVEQLGRVSRALRTSTMDARLVPVQRVFSRFPSLARDLAREQGKRVRVVLRGGEVELDRSMVDALGDPLLHLVRNAVDHGVRLPAEREAAGKPPTGTIVLRAERQGDRVRVEVMDDGPGLDPAALRERARALGLLSPDAEPSDEELAELIFLPGFSTRASSDTVSGRGIGLDVVKQRIVALRGQLSVEMRPEGGTRFVLDLPLTLAILPALIFEAGGATLAFPAVSVEGTLRGIAPERAGATEVLRLEDGLVPVARAERIFGWHERSAADDGTGGATAPFAVVVRSGSRRAAVLASRLLEQRDLVVKAMPHYLGRLPGVFGASVSPDGRVILLLDPAGLLDLNLAHHQRENRAFIAPQNPRRRG
- a CDS encoding 6-carboxytetrahydropterin synthase, with product MPVFLTRTVRFAAAHRYYRPEWSEERNREVFGACANPYGHGHNYVLEVTVAGEPDPETGFSVDLAKLDELLRVEVRERLDHRHLNQDVAIFREGGKIPTTENLLIFLWNRLAPQVKGARLVRLRLREDVDLWADYYGPGNEAGPRGEALA
- a CDS encoding prepilin-type N-terminal cleavage/methylation domain-containing protein — protein: MRNIRGFTLIELMIVVVIIGILASLAIPAFGRVTRNAKEAEAGPYLKQIVTLQERYRAAHADYTLDITQLEGGTTLGAGGTYFTYSIVAHGTGYCAVATPNAAGVAADLMPQSVDAEGNFYESANCS
- a CDS encoding prepilin-type N-terminal cleavage/methylation domain-containing protein, which translates into the protein MRNLRNSKGFTLIELMIVVVIIGILAAIAIPRFTSVSDGAKQAEAEPILKQMCSLAEAYELRYGAFPDGAAAAATGGGGPALGDAGWSDPQATYYGNWTLSAANRTASATKIEPPATANMQNPTMNCDTKQITWS